One window from the genome of Enterococcus haemoperoxidus ATCC BAA-382 encodes:
- the fic gene encoding protein adenylyltransferase Fic — MLSNKLGITNQVELARVEEKISKSNAKKLYDTGDINKLEVGTYKGLADIHRYLFSDIYEFAGKIRTANIAKGNFRFAPVMYLEVSLHQIDQMSQSTIDEIIAKYVEMNIAHPFRERNGRSTRIWLDLILKKELKKVVDWNLINKEDYLSAMERSPVNDLEIAHLLKKSLISLVNDREVYMKGIDVSYYYEGYTEYNIEDL, encoded by the coding sequence ATGTTAAGTAATAAGTTAGGTATTACAAATCAAGTTGAACTTGCAAGAGTTGAAGAAAAAATAAGTAAGTCAAACGCAAAGAAATTATACGATACTGGTGATATAAATAAGTTGGAAGTGGGAACATACAAAGGACTAGCAGATATTCATAGGTATCTATTTTCGGATATATATGAATTTGCAGGGAAAATTAGAACCGCCAATATTGCTAAAGGAAACTTTAGATTTGCACCAGTTATGTATTTAGAAGTTTCTCTACATCAAATTGATCAAATGTCACAATCGACTATTGATGAAATTATCGCAAAATACGTTGAGATGAATATCGCTCATCCTTTCCGCGAGAGGAATGGTCGTAGTACAAGAATATGGTTAGATTTGATCCTTAAGAAAGAACTCAAAAAAGTTGTTGATTGGAACTTGATTAATAAAGAAGATTATCTTTCTGCTATGGAACGTAGCCCTGTAAACGATTTGGAGATAGCTCATTTACTAAAGAAATCTTTGATCTCTTTAGTAAATGATCGAGAAGTATACATGAAAGGTATCGATGTTAGCTATTATTATGAGGGATACACTGAATAC